The following are from one region of the Simiduia agarivorans SA1 = DSM 21679 genome:
- a CDS encoding flagellin: MPLVINTNVQSLNAQRQLVKSGNDMSQAMERLSSGKRINTAADDAAGLSISNRMTSQVRGLNQAIRNANDGVSLIQTAEGALDETTNILQRIRELAIQSSNGIYDDSNRKTLDAEVQQLKAELDRISETTSFNGQKLLNGSLGQVTLQVGAQAGEFIDLNVGELSTDTLGAAQDAGLSNTSRFYDNPTAGAQGLTVGDLTVNGIAIGGTSSADDSASTSNADASAIALAAAINKVSDLSGVKATVNSTVMAGASMTPAAGTSGTFTINGVTTASITTTADGATTRSAVVAAINAVAAQTGVTAIDTGEDATGVKLVAEDGRNISLTASAAGLTPAITGLRLAATSTNEALQIGSVTLQSVNGAEVVIGGDTSLTPQSGFVAGTFSGVLAQATSASHEGADDATTQLQAGDLVINGIQIGGAKALDDTASTVGKTGSAIAIAAAINRVAEATGVTADVTGTTIKGQSSTTAETLGNTLTFTVNGISIGTVTSVGEISADRVALVDAINKVSGQTGVVARDTGSGVEMFAEDGRNITLGAAGGTGAAQNFGLGNAAGTAASTAFGQTTFGAVTLGSGAQIEITAGANGVAGLEGVGFRAGTFGATESGQLLKDVSIATLKGAQEAIQAVDNALETINAVRADLGAINNRLDFTTSNLMNVVENTAAARSRIMDADFAAETANLSRAQVLQQASQAMLAQANASTQQVLQLLNQ, encoded by the coding sequence ATGCCATTAGTCATCAATACCAATGTGCAGTCATTGAATGCACAACGCCAATTGGTGAAGTCCGGCAATGATATGAGCCAAGCCATGGAGCGCTTGTCTTCGGGCAAACGCATTAACACGGCTGCGGATGATGCGGCAGGCTTGTCCATTTCTAACCGGATGACATCACAGGTTCGGGGCCTGAACCAGGCCATACGAAATGCCAACGATGGTGTGTCACTGATACAAACTGCAGAAGGTGCGTTGGATGAAACCACCAACATCCTGCAGCGTATCCGAGAACTGGCGATTCAATCGTCGAACGGGATTTACGATGACAGTAACCGCAAAACGCTGGATGCGGAAGTGCAACAGCTGAAGGCGGAACTGGATCGGATCTCTGAAACGACGTCGTTCAACGGGCAAAAGCTTCTGAACGGCAGCCTCGGCCAGGTGACATTGCAGGTTGGTGCGCAGGCAGGTGAATTTATTGACCTGAATGTTGGCGAATTGTCGACCGATACTTTGGGCGCTGCCCAGGATGCGGGGCTCAGCAATACCAGCCGCTTCTATGATAACCCCACCGCAGGCGCCCAAGGCTTAACGGTGGGTGACCTCACCGTCAATGGCATCGCGATCGGCGGCACCAGCTCTGCAGACGATTCTGCGTCCACTTCGAACGCCGATGCCAGTGCCATTGCACTGGCCGCTGCAATCAATAAAGTGTCTGATCTCAGTGGTGTAAAGGCCACGGTTAATTCAACGGTGATGGCCGGCGCCAGCATGACACCAGCGGCTGGCACCAGCGGAACCTTCACCATAAACGGGGTAACCACGGCGTCGATCACAACCACTGCAGATGGCGCAACCACGCGTTCGGCGGTTGTCGCCGCGATTAACGCGGTAGCAGCGCAAACCGGTGTAACCGCGATCGATACCGGTGAGGATGCCACCGGTGTGAAATTGGTCGCAGAAGATGGCCGGAATATTTCTCTGACCGCCAGTGCCGCTGGTTTAACGCCAGCTATCACTGGCTTGCGACTAGCCGCTACGTCTACGAACGAAGCGCTGCAGATTGGTTCCGTGACCTTGCAAAGCGTGAATGGCGCTGAGGTGGTTATCGGTGGCGACACCAGCCTGACACCGCAATCCGGATTTGTCGCCGGTACTTTTTCCGGCGTTCTGGCCCAGGCCACCAGTGCGTCTCATGAAGGCGCAGACGATGCAACCACCCAACTGCAAGCCGGTGATCTGGTGATTAATGGCATCCAGATTGGTGGCGCAAAAGCATTGGATGATACCGCCAGCACGGTCGGTAAAACCGGTAGCGCCATCGCCATTGCCGCCGCCATTAACCGGGTGGCGGAAGCCACGGGTGTGACCGCCGATGTGACGGGCACGACCATTAAAGGTCAATCCTCGACAACCGCGGAAACCTTGGGTAATACCCTGACGTTTACAGTCAATGGTATTTCCATCGGCACCGTAACGTCTGTGGGCGAAATCAGTGCTGACCGGGTTGCGCTGGTAGATGCTATCAATAAAGTCTCTGGCCAGACCGGCGTGGTTGCTCGCGATACGGGCAGTGGCGTTGAAATGTTTGCTGAAGACGGCCGTAATATTACCCTGGGTGCTGCAGGTGGTACCGGTGCCGCGCAGAACTTCGGACTGGGTAACGCCGCGGGTACTGCCGCCAGTACAGCCTTCGGGCAAACGACCTTCGGTGCGGTGACCCTGGGGTCCGGTGCGCAAATTGAAATCACAGCAGGTGCCAACGGCGTTGCCGGATTGGAAGGCGTTGGCTTCCGTGCAGGCACGTTTGGGGCGACAGAAAGCGGGCAGTTACTGAAGGATGTGAGTATAGCCACGCTCAAAGGCGCGCAGGAAGCGATTCAAGCCGTGGACAATGCGCTGGAAACCATTAATGCGGTCAGGGCAGATCTGGGTGCGATCAACAACCGGCTGGACTTTACCACGTCCAACCTGATGAACGTGGTGGAAAATACCGCCGCTGCGCGTAGTCGGATTATGGATGCGGATTTTGCCGCTGAAACAGCGAATCTCAGCCGGGCTCAGGTGCTGCAACAGGCGTCGCAGGCGATGCTGGCGCAGGCCAACGCGTCAACCCAACAGGTGCTGCAACTGCTGAATCAGTAA
- a CDS encoding flagellar protein FlaG, translated as MNEVRATQVAMTIATGSASSKGAAGAPSRETGKQLPVEQPEKPQAEVKPQPEVDLREAVADMNDYIQSVQRDLHFAVDEDLDQTVIKVVDRDTGELIRQIPEEVFLDLARKMKAEQEPFHLVNAQG; from the coding sequence ATGAATGAAGTTAGAGCAACACAAGTGGCTATGACGATAGCTACCGGGTCTGCTTCATCAAAAGGGGCTGCTGGCGCACCAAGCAGGGAAACCGGCAAGCAATTGCCGGTGGAACAACCCGAAAAACCGCAAGCCGAGGTAAAGCCGCAACCTGAAGTGGATTTGAGGGAAGCGGTAGCCGATATGAACGACTATATTCAGTCTGTTCAGCGGGACCTGCACTTCGCGGTAGATGAAGATCTCGATCAAACGGTGATCAAAGTCGTAGATCGTGATACAGGTGAACTGATTCGCCAAATACCCGAAGAGGTATTCCTTGATCTGGCACGAAAAATGAAAGCGGAACAAGAGCCCTTTCATTTGGTTAACGCCCAGGGCTGA
- the fliS gene encoding flagellar export chaperone FliS codes for MIGRSNINAYTKVKNETSVESADAHRLIELLYDGALERIAQAKGAQTQGRIDIRGAKISHAVNIVMGLRDALDPDQGKDIADNLDALYDYIQRLLLSAHRESSLEKLDEAAGLLTQLSATWKEISPTH; via the coding sequence ATGATTGGCCGCAGTAATATCAATGCATACACCAAAGTCAAAAACGAAACATCGGTTGAATCCGCTGATGCTCATCGCTTGATCGAACTCCTTTACGACGGTGCGCTTGAACGCATTGCGCAGGCGAAGGGTGCGCAAACGCAGGGGCGTATCGATATACGCGGAGCAAAAATTTCTCACGCAGTAAATATTGTCATGGGACTACGCGATGCACTTGACCCCGATCAGGGAAAAGACATTGCCGATAACCTTGATGCCTTGTATGACTACATACAACGATTGTTGCTTTCCGCCCATCGTGAATCCAGCCTCGAAAAGCTCGATGAGGCGGCTGGTTTGTTGACCCAGCTATCTGCCACCTGGAAAGAAATTTCCCCCACCCACTGA
- a CDS encoding sigma-54-dependent transcriptional regulator, whose protein sequence is MLDPIKILVIDDNPDRRRDLKVILDFMGESALSVETSHWEQEADVEKVAHGFSAVFLGENAQTPNLLSRLERVHQWDQGLPVVLVAQEADLPEDTNPYLKHKIIGTLPEHPTYNQLLDILHRAQRFRSMLSRNARAGLRRAPHLFRSLVGSTPAMEKMREMMTRVADRDVTVLITGESGTGKEVVARNLHYHSDRRDMPFVPVNCGAIPAELLESELFGHEKGAFTGAITARAGRFEMAEGGTLFLDEIGDMPLNMQVKILRVLQEKCFERVGGNKSQPTNVRIIAATHRNLEDMIEQGNFREDLYYRLNVFPIEVPALRERAEDIPALISELVSRLEVERRGTVRFNSQAIVSLSRHNWAGNVRELANLVERMSIMYPTQVVGVQDLPPKYRHVDVVEDETIEMPEAPAGLVSLSDNPLLPEAGIDLKEYLTNLECSLIQQALDDSNGVVARAADRLAIRRTTLVEKMRKYGLNR, encoded by the coding sequence TTGCTTGACCCCATTAAAATTCTGGTTATTGATGACAACCCAGACCGCCGACGGGATCTGAAGGTCATATTGGACTTTATGGGCGAATCAGCCCTGAGTGTGGAGACCAGCCATTGGGAGCAGGAAGCTGATGTGGAGAAGGTGGCGCACGGCTTCAGTGCGGTGTTCCTGGGTGAAAACGCACAAACCCCCAATTTGCTATCCCGCTTAGAGCGTGTGCACCAGTGGGACCAGGGTCTTCCGGTGGTTCTGGTCGCCCAGGAGGCGGACCTGCCTGAAGATACCAACCCCTATCTCAAACACAAAATCATCGGCACCTTGCCCGAGCATCCCACCTATAACCAGTTGCTCGATATCCTGCACAGGGCCCAACGGTTCCGCTCCATGCTGAGCCGGAATGCCCGCGCAGGGCTTCGCCGAGCGCCCCATTTGTTCCGTAGTCTTGTGGGGTCCACACCCGCTATGGAAAAGATGCGCGAAATGATGACCCGCGTGGCAGACCGGGATGTAACCGTGCTGATCACGGGCGAATCGGGCACGGGCAAGGAAGTGGTTGCACGTAACCTGCATTACCATTCCGACCGTCGCGACATGCCCTTTGTGCCTGTCAATTGCGGCGCTATTCCGGCGGAACTACTGGAAAGTGAGCTGTTCGGCCACGAGAAGGGTGCCTTTACCGGGGCGATTACTGCCCGCGCGGGGCGATTTGAAATGGCGGAAGGCGGTACTCTTTTTCTGGATGAAATCGGCGACATGCCGCTTAACATGCAGGTGAAAATTCTGCGGGTACTGCAGGAAAAATGCTTTGAACGGGTTGGTGGCAATAAAAGCCAGCCCACCAATGTGCGCATCATTGCGGCGACGCATCGCAATCTTGAAGACATGATTGAACAGGGGAATTTCCGGGAAGACCTCTATTACCGGTTGAATGTGTTCCCCATAGAAGTACCTGCACTGCGGGAGCGGGCGGAAGATATACCGGCCCTGATCAGCGAGCTGGTCAGCCGGTTGGAAGTTGAACGCCGGGGCACGGTGCGCTTTAACTCCCAGGCCATAGTATCGCTCAGCCGACATAACTGGGCGGGTAATGTGCGGGAGCTGGCCAATCTGGTGGAGCGGATGTCAATCATGTATCCAACGCAAGTGGTCGGCGTTCAGGACCTGCCGCCCAAGTATCGCCATGTGGATGTGGTAGAGGATGAAACGATTGAAATGCCCGAGGCGCCTGCAGGCCTTGTCAGTCTCAGCGATAACCCCTTGCTGCCAGAGGCCGGTATCGATCTAAAAGAGTATTTAACGAATCTGGAGTGCAGTCTGATACAGCAGGCACTCGACGATTCCAATGGCGTGGTGGCCCGCGCAGCAGACCGGCTGGCAATCCGTCGCACAACCCTGGTTGAAAAAATGCGTAAATACGGTTTGAACCGTTAA
- a CDS encoding flagellin encodes MPLVINTNVQSLNAQRQLVKSGADLARAQERLASGLRINKAADDAAGLAISNRLTSQVRGLNQAVRNANDGVSMIQTAEGGLNEITNILQRMRELSIQSANGIYSDADRSTLNAEVQQLKTEVQRIADTTSFNGQALLDGSLGNVALQIGSQAFQTVDVNIAEVNNQKLGVSAKAGLSSFSQTDLTANLNGLGTGDLVLNGVAIDAAKASADTASSVNKTSSAISIAAAINEKSSLTGVVAEVEGTTLQGAAASTGTAVSGALTINGVSIGTLTSTTSTTAAEGRAIAVAAINQKSDLTGVVAIDTGDDNGGVTLYAADGRNISVSATFAAGSMAAFGLSTGATTTNTVTTGTVALRSVNGGDITIDQGATGNTEDAGFSIGTFSGVQAQVSSDLNNNTAMAAGDVKINGVIIGASVASDDTASSGSNASSAIAKAAAINKVADQTGVTAVVRENVAVNNVAQDAASDAVSGTVNGVSITGFTTVANDTSGSRQAFVAAINAISGQTGVTAIDTGENGSLTGGGIRLIAEDGRNIETNFTNADHAGFINGAQTFNGEFTLVSDKEIVIERGTTANIANSGLKVGTYGNAKDGISVANIDISTEAGAQQAIQGLDNAIDAVNATRADLGAINNRLDFAVANLQNASENTAAARSRIQDADFAAETANLSRAQVLQQASTAILAQANAAPQQVLSLLQ; translated from the coding sequence ATGCCCTTAGTCATTAACACCAACGTTCAATCGCTGAATGCACAGCGGCAATTGGTGAAGTCCGGTGCAGATCTGGCCCGCGCGCAAGAGCGTTTGGCCTCCGGTCTTCGTATTAACAAAGCCGCCGACGACGCCGCCGGTCTGGCAATTTCCAACCGACTCACCTCGCAGGTACGCGGTCTTAACCAGGCCGTACGTAATGCCAACGACGGCGTGTCTATGATTCAGACTGCAGAAGGTGGTTTGAACGAAATTACCAACATTCTGCAGCGTATGCGCGAGTTGTCGATCCAGTCTGCTAACGGCATTTATTCCGATGCCGACCGTTCGACCCTTAACGCGGAAGTACAGCAGCTGAAGACGGAAGTTCAGCGTATTGCGGATACCACTTCTTTCAATGGCCAGGCGCTGCTTGATGGATCGCTGGGTAATGTTGCTTTACAGATTGGCTCACAAGCCTTTCAAACTGTTGACGTCAATATCGCCGAAGTAAACAATCAAAAGCTCGGCGTAAGTGCTAAAGCTGGATTGAGTTCATTCTCGCAAACCGACTTAACCGCAAACTTGAATGGTTTGGGCACCGGAGATCTTGTATTAAATGGCGTAGCCATTGATGCTGCGAAAGCCAGTGCCGACACGGCATCGAGTGTCAATAAGACCTCCAGCGCGATTTCCATCGCAGCTGCTATAAACGAGAAGTCTTCTTTGACTGGTGTGGTCGCTGAAGTTGAAGGTACAACATTGCAAGGTGCCGCCGCCTCTACTGGTACTGCGGTATCTGGTGCGCTGACAATCAACGGTGTTTCCATCGGGACGCTTACCTCCACAACATCAACAACCGCTGCTGAAGGGCGCGCGATAGCGGTTGCTGCAATTAACCAAAAATCGGATTTGACTGGCGTTGTGGCAATCGACACCGGCGACGATAATGGTGGTGTTACGCTTTACGCCGCTGATGGTCGCAATATCTCTGTTTCAGCAACCTTTGCGGCTGGTTCTATGGCAGCGTTCGGATTGTCTACAGGTGCAACCACTACCAACACTGTGACTACGGGTACAGTGGCCCTTCGCTCTGTCAATGGTGGTGATATAACCATTGATCAAGGTGCTACAGGAAATACAGAAGATGCTGGATTTTCGATAGGTACTTTTAGCGGCGTGCAGGCCCAAGTATCAAGTGATCTCAACAATAACACTGCCATGGCAGCGGGTGATGTGAAGATCAACGGCGTTATTATCGGAGCTTCGGTAGCTTCAGATGATACAGCGTCGTCCGGCTCTAATGCATCCAGTGCAATTGCGAAAGCAGCAGCTATTAATAAGGTTGCGGATCAGACAGGTGTTACTGCAGTAGTTCGGGAAAACGTCGCGGTTAACAATGTGGCTCAGGATGCCGCTTCAGATGCCGTCAGCGGTACTGTAAATGGTGTTTCAATCACCGGATTTACAACGGTCGCAAACGATACGTCCGGAAGCCGGCAAGCATTTGTAGCGGCAATCAATGCAATCTCTGGCCAAACTGGAGTTACGGCAATTGATACTGGTGAGAACGGTTCGTTGACCGGTGGTGGTATCAGGTTGATTGCAGAAGATGGCAGGAATATCGAAACCAACTTTACTAATGCTGATCATGCCGGATTCATTAACGGTGCCCAGACGTTTAATGGCGAGTTCACCTTGGTTTCGGATAAGGAAATCGTGATTGAGCGTGGCACCACTGCGAATATTGCGAACTCGGGCCTTAAGGTAGGTACTTACGGTAATGCAAAAGATGGTATTTCGGTTGCAAATATCGATATTTCAACCGAAGCAGGTGCTCAGCAAGCGATTCAGGGCCTGGACAATGCCATCGACGCAGTAAACGCCACTCGAGCCGATCTGGGTGCGATTAACAACCGGCTCGATTTTGCGGTCGCCAACCTGCAAAACGCCTCCGAAAATACCGCGGCCGCACGGTCACGTATTCAGGATGCGGACTTTGCAGCTGAAACCGCTAATCTGAGTCGTGCGCAGGTACTGCAGCAGGCCTCCACCGCCATCCTGGCGCAGGCCAACGCAGCACCCCAGCAGGTACTGTCACTGCTCCAGTAA
- a CDS encoding sensor histidine kinase, whose amino-acid sequence MNPMAETMSQPIPPEGLRSAFEQFNAMSAQLAESYNALQDRVNQLNNELTTVSEQRLKELAQKEILANRMETLLNLLPGGVVVIDAQGKVSQANPASRELLNGPLLGCPWRQVIERNFSPKADDGHEVSTLDGRLFSIATRSLEAEGQLILLTDQTQTRKLQAEVSRNERLSSLGKMVSALAHQIRTPLSAALLYNSHIVKRADQPEAVLYSAEKTRGRLLDMERQVRDMLFFVRGDLVLSDCISVAQLYRALREATDATIKDQNVECRWHIEAHDKIVRINTHALVGAVSNLVENALQADPQKQPIQIRLEVFLNRSLAISVIDQGPGIPQEIAETLCDIFVTTKPQGTGIGLAVVQQVAKAHGGNFVIRSMAERGTRACLLLPVIQIEDSAPCAVATASGENNE is encoded by the coding sequence ATGAACCCAATGGCAGAAACCATGAGCCAACCTATTCCCCCGGAAGGGCTGCGCTCGGCTTTCGAGCAATTTAATGCCATGTCGGCACAATTAGCAGAGTCTTACAATGCACTTCAGGACCGGGTAAACCAGCTAAACAATGAACTGACAACCGTCTCGGAACAACGGCTAAAGGAACTGGCGCAGAAGGAAATTCTGGCTAACCGCATGGAAACCCTGCTGAATCTTTTGCCCGGCGGGGTAGTGGTGATCGATGCGCAGGGTAAGGTTTCCCAGGCCAATCCAGCCAGCAGGGAGCTTTTGAACGGTCCCTTGTTGGGGTGTCCATGGCGGCAGGTGATTGAGCGGAATTTTTCACCCAAAGCGGATGACGGTCATGAAGTTTCAACCCTGGATGGTCGCTTGTTTTCGATCGCGACCCGCTCTTTGGAGGCCGAGGGCCAACTGATTCTGTTAACCGACCAGACCCAGACCCGCAAACTTCAGGCGGAGGTGAGCCGCAACGAGCGTCTATCGTCCCTTGGCAAAATGGTGTCTGCGCTGGCCCACCAGATTCGCACGCCCTTATCTGCCGCCTTGTTATATAACAGCCATATTGTCAAACGGGCCGATCAACCTGAAGCGGTATTGTATTCGGCGGAAAAGACCCGTGGCAGGCTGCTTGATATGGAACGGCAAGTCAGGGACATGTTGTTTTTTGTCCGCGGTGACCTGGTGTTGTCCGATTGCATCAGTGTGGCTCAACTTTACCGCGCATTGCGCGAAGCCACCGACGCCACCATTAAAGACCAGAATGTAGAGTGCCGTTGGCATATCGAAGCGCACGATAAAATAGTCAGAATCAATACCCACGCACTGGTCGGTGCGGTGAGCAACCTGGTGGAAAACGCCTTGCAAGCCGATCCGCAAAAGCAGCCCATACAAATCCGTCTGGAAGTGTTCCTGAATCGCTCCCTGGCCATTTCGGTTATCGATCAGGGGCCAGGAATCCCGCAGGAAATTGCAGAGACCTTGTGCGATATCTTCGTTACCACCAAACCGCAGGGCACCGGCATCGGACTGGCGGTGGTGCAACAAGTGGCCAAAGCACACGGCGGTAATTTTGTTATCCGGTCTATGGCAGAGCGGGGTACAAGAGCCTGCTTGCTTTTACCTGTCATTCAGATTGAGGACAGCGCCCCATGCGCTGTCGCTACAGCTTCAGGAGAGAACAATGAATAA
- the fliD gene encoding flagellar filament capping protein FliD translates to MIDSNIPYLLGAGSGVDTKSLVEQLVSVEKSVRQGQIDTKRENYETRLSDYGLFKSALSTLQSSLAALKNPETFTAKSVSFPDSEVVIPTAIEAGAASGTYSIEVTNIASAQSLSSGVFAAVTDEVGKGVLTFDFGAWDTGVPPSVFTQNTNKSSVQITIDDSNNSLEGLRDAINGANMGVQASIVNDGSGFRLLMKAESGLNNQLSISVAEDETTPTNNDANGLSRFTFNETALQLTQQQQGRDANLLMNGLAVTRTTNEISDLIEGFTFTIAKDAPGQVVNINILDDKATSEEAIRGFVDVYNEFLTATKNLTGFNEESGDYGSLARDALAKSMLTKIKNTITQPVAGNNGVLNALTNIGIRTELDGSMAIDETVFKKAYADNFPAIKGLFAPVTQSSADKIKVTGFGNDTIAGDYDVVITQAPEKGYFTGATIGSFPVDTTGKDYGLVLEVNGKASGTINLPAGQSYANGTDLAAALQQAINSDPALSANKVKVSFDTDHLVITSDAYGATSLVSLTSVGADVAELGLSAGTGTNGKNVAGTVNGEEAFGLADVLLPAFGSNAYGLKLRILPGATSGTVSFSRGIGDTLDMLVADFLGSQGPVRTREDGINKELSELDDAQDALDRRMEAYQARLQAQFTAMEAIVDQLNNTRDYLEGAFENMPFTAQRR, encoded by the coding sequence ATGATCGATTCGAATATTCCGTATCTTCTGGGTGCTGGGTCGGGCGTGGATACCAAAAGTCTGGTTGAACAGTTGGTGTCTGTTGAGAAATCCGTACGCCAGGGCCAGATTGATACCAAGCGTGAGAATTACGAAACCCGTCTGTCAGATTACGGGCTGTTCAAAAGTGCATTATCAACACTGCAAAGTTCGCTTGCCGCACTGAAAAACCCTGAAACATTTACCGCAAAATCCGTTTCCTTCCCCGACAGTGAAGTGGTCATACCCACTGCGATAGAGGCGGGCGCCGCCAGCGGTACCTACAGCATTGAGGTTACCAATATTGCCAGCGCTCAAAGTTTATCTTCCGGCGTATTTGCCGCCGTGACGGATGAAGTGGGGAAAGGCGTATTGACCTTTGATTTTGGTGCTTGGGATACCGGCGTGCCACCATCGGTATTTACCCAGAATACCAACAAGTCTTCCGTGCAAATCACCATTGATGACAGTAACAACAGCCTGGAAGGGCTTAGAGACGCGATTAATGGTGCCAACATGGGTGTTCAGGCGTCGATCGTAAATGATGGATCCGGCTTCCGGCTGTTGATGAAGGCGGAATCCGGTTTGAATAATCAACTGAGTATCAGTGTGGCGGAAGATGAAACTACGCCCACTAACAATGATGCGAACGGGCTTTCACGTTTTACCTTCAATGAAACGGCTTTACAGCTGACACAACAACAGCAGGGCCGAGATGCCAACTTGTTAATGAACGGCTTGGCCGTTACTCGCACAACTAACGAGATTTCCGATCTGATAGAAGGCTTTACTTTCACCATAGCGAAAGACGCGCCGGGTCAGGTGGTGAATATCAACATTCTTGATGATAAGGCCACCAGTGAGGAGGCTATCCGTGGTTTTGTTGATGTATACAACGAGTTCCTGACGGCGACAAAGAATCTAACTGGGTTTAACGAAGAATCGGGAGACTATGGCAGCCTGGCACGAGATGCATTGGCAAAATCCATGCTGACCAAAATCAAGAATACAATCACACAACCCGTGGCCGGTAACAATGGGGTGCTGAATGCATTGACCAATATTGGTATACGCACCGAGTTGGACGGCAGCATGGCCATTGACGAAACTGTATTTAAAAAGGCTTACGCTGATAATTTTCCTGCAATCAAAGGTCTCTTCGCGCCTGTAACCCAATCCAGTGCAGACAAGATCAAGGTCACCGGGTTTGGTAACGATACCATCGCGGGTGATTATGACGTGGTGATTACCCAGGCGCCGGAAAAGGGCTATTTTACTGGCGCTACTATTGGCAGCTTCCCGGTTGACACCACCGGGAAAGACTATGGATTGGTTTTGGAGGTGAATGGTAAAGCGAGTGGTACCATCAACCTGCCTGCGGGGCAGAGCTACGCCAACGGCACTGATCTGGCTGCGGCCTTGCAGCAGGCCATAAACAGTGACCCAGCGTTGAGTGCCAATAAGGTCAAGGTGAGCTTTGATACCGATCACCTGGTGATTACCAGTGACGCTTATGGCGCTACATCATTAGTCTCGTTAACGTCCGTGGGCGCGGATGTGGCTGAACTGGGGCTGTCGGCCGGTACCGGCACCAACGGCAAAAATGTGGCGGGGACAGTCAATGGTGAGGAGGCGTTTGGTTTAGCAGATGTGCTGTTGCCAGCATTTGGCAGCAACGCTTACGGTCTCAAGCTGCGCATATTACCTGGCGCTACCAGTGGGACGGTAAGTTTCAGCCGCGGCATCGGCGACACCCTCGATATGTTGGTTGCGGATTTTCTTGGTAGCCAAGGGCCCGTCAGGACCCGGGAAGACGGCATCAACAAAGAACTGAGTGAGCTTGATGATGCACAGGATGCGCTGGATCGTCGAATGGAGGCCTATCAAGCCCGCCTTCAGGCGCAGTTCACCGCCATGGAGGCCATCGTCGATCAGCTCAATAATACCCGCGACTACCTGGAAGGCGCCTTTGAAAACATGCCGTTTACCGCGCAACGGCGTTAA
- the fliS gene encoding flagellar export chaperone FliS has protein sequence MLKPKSAELYRQLGLEAQITGASPHRLIGLLYAGAIGELNRAIACESQGQRQARINAIAKCVDILNGLLESLSFEVESDLPYRLESLYVYMIQRLLTVQASFDGETCKEVQGLLEVLADGWQQMTPDSA, from the coding sequence ATGTTAAAACCCAAGTCAGCTGAACTCTATCGCCAACTCGGCCTGGAGGCTCAGATAACCGGCGCGAGTCCCCATCGCCTGATCGGATTACTCTATGCGGGCGCCATTGGCGAATTGAATCGGGCTATTGCTTGTGAGTCTCAGGGCCAAAGACAAGCCCGCATCAACGCCATCGCCAAATGTGTCGATATATTAAATGGCTTATTGGAAAGCCTGTCTTTTGAGGTGGAGAGCGATCTTCCATATCGCCTTGAAAGCCTCTACGTCTATATGATCCAACGCTTGTTGACTGTTCAGGCTTCCTTTGATGGTGAAACCTGCAAAGAAGTGCAGGGGCTCTTAGAGGTACTGGCAGACGGCTGGCAGCAAATGACCCCGGATTCCGCCTGA
- the fliS gene encoding flagellar export chaperone FliS, whose amino-acid sequence MGVQQTQAAVSMAKAGDDISPHQVISLLLEGALERIHQAKRSLENSDQENFDLLVLKTIGILNGLRASLNFEQGGEIATNLDALYDYVAAQLQTAPDEDKLVEASALLSQVKSGWDGIAPSAN is encoded by the coding sequence ATGGGCGTTCAACAAACCCAAGCGGCGGTGTCCATGGCGAAGGCCGGTGACGATATTTCACCGCATCAGGTCATCTCATTATTGCTTGAAGGGGCATTGGAGCGGATCCATCAGGCCAAGCGGAGTCTGGAAAACAGCGACCAGGAAAACTTTGATCTGTTGGTTCTGAAAACCATTGGTATCCTGAATGGTTTGAGGGCGAGCCTTAATTTTGAGCAAGGCGGTGAAATCGCAACCAACCTTGATGCCCTCTATGATTATGTGGCGGCGCAATTACAGACGGCGCCCGATGAGGATAAGTTGGTTGAAGCATCAGCCTTGCTGAGCCAGGTAAAATCCGGCTGGGACGGGATTGCGCCCTCGGCTAACTAA